The DNA sequence GACACTTGAACGGAAAGTACCGAGTCCAAATTGCGGCATGTTGAGACCATTATTTAATTTGATTCTTGCCTCGTTAGCGGGAAAATTTATAATATTTAACATTCTCAGCCACGCAAGAAATTCTGTCGGCCACAAATAATTTGTAAACGGCTCGTGCCCCATCCCGAAATTATGTCCGCCCTTACCGTATAAATGAAGCTCAACAATTCCGCGTTTCTGCCAAGCCTGAATCACTTCAAAACCGCTCTGGCCGGAAAGCTCATCATCTGACGACATCGCACAAAACATCGGCGGTAATTTATCGGGCATATCACGCAAAACTAATTGACCATAAATCGAAGCAATAAAATCAGCTTTGCACTCATCCGGCGCGCTCTCTGCATTGTAGACGGCCATTAAAGCACCGGCAGAGAAACCGACTATTCCGATTTTGTCGGGCTTAATGTTAAATTCTTTTGCTCGTGTACGTAATAATTTTACAGCGGCGTTAATATCTTCAAAGGCGTAATCAGGTGTAGCGGGCGCATAATTTCCGCTCTTGCCTCCTGCGATATAACCGGCCATTTTTTCAGCTACATATGATTGATAGTCAGATTCATCACGAGGGGTAATTTCAACACGATGAACACAGCAAAGCCCTGACCCCTGAAAAATTCTGCGGCCTCATAACCTCCGCTGCCGAAAGTGTGATGAAGGAATGCCCCTCCAGGTGCGATAATAATAGCTGCTCCGTTTGCGTTTTCCGGTTTTGGCAAATATGGAATCATAGCCGGAACTTTGACATTTCGCACAAATTGCCCGCGTCCCTCGATCTCGTACCATTGTTCAAAATCTACGTCTGATTTGTCGGGGTTGTCGTATAAATAAATCTGTCCGTCAAATTTAGGAGCTTCAATATATTTCACTTCTCCTGCAAACGCTGATGTTGCAACTAACATAATAAATATTGCCGTAAAAATTGTTCTCATTGTAAGACTTCCTAATTTATTAGCCTGCTGAACTTCAATAATAATTTTATCGCCCGTTTTATTGCCTGCTCTGACTTCCTGAACTGTGATATATGCTGTACGAACGTTAAAATCTTCATCACCTGCATCCGGGTGCTGTTCGACATTGAATAATATCAAATTCTCGATTTCGCCCGTATCTGTTCCGCTTGTAGTTGCGAGTTTGCACCAGTCCACATCGCTTGAGACCGTCCAGTCTGCATTACACAATCAATTAAAGCTCAAAGTCTCGCCGGC is a window from the Synergistaceae bacterium genome containing:
- a CDS encoding alpha/beta hydrolase fold domain-containing protein is translated as MAGYIAGGKSGNYAPATPDYAFEDINAAVKLLRTRAKEFNIKPDKIGIVGFSAGALMAVYNAESAPDECKADFIASIYGQLVLRDMPDKLPPMFCAMSSDDELSGQSGFEVIQAWQKRGIVELHLYGKGGHNFGMGHEPFTNYLWPTEFLAWLRMLNIINFPANEARIKLNNGLNMPQFGLGTFRSSV